From Megalobrama amblycephala isolate DHTTF-2021 linkage group LG24, ASM1881202v1, whole genome shotgun sequence, the proteins below share one genomic window:
- the LOC125259604 gene encoding acrosin isoform X3 produces MSRHICGGSIISHQWVITASHCFKNSNNYKLRVVAGVNSRSKQEKGVQYRSVHQVILHENFSRSYYDNDVALLHLHRPLYFTNHVQPLCIIENEMDEKQLRFDSCYITGWGSSVLEGMLVDTLQEAEVELIDTGICNQRSWHNGHVNDNMICAGFDKGGVDTCQGDSGGPLQCYSQDMERFYLYGVTSHGVDCALPKKPGIYTRASRYTVWLREAQRRSVSAASVTDLPVFKLFSALFFSTWIGLLI; encoded by the exons TAACAACTATAAACTACGAGTAGTGGCTGGAGTGAATTCTCGATCCAAGCAAGAAAAGGGTGTCCAGTATCGCTCAGTTCACCAAGTGATCCTGCATGAGAATTTCAGCCGATCATATTATGACAACGATGTGGCACTTTTGCATCTGCATCGCCCTTTGTATTTCACAAATCATGTGCAGCCTTTGTGCATAATTGAAAATGAAATGGATGAGAAGCAGCTCCGCTTCGACTCATGTTACATCACTGGTTGGGGCAGCTCAGTGTTAGAAG gAATGTTAGTTGACACTCTTCAGGAAGCTGAAGTTGAGCTCATTGATACTGGAATCTGCAACCAGAGAAGCTGGCATAATGGCCATGTTAATGACAACATGATCTGTGCAGGATTTGACAAAGGGGGAGTTGACACATGTCAG GGTGACAGCGGAGGCCCTCTACAGTGTTACAGCCAAGACATGGAGAGATTTTACCTTTATGGTGTGACAAGTCATGGAGTGGACTGTGCATTGCCAAAGAAACCAGGCATATATACTCGTGCTAGCCGGTACACAGTCTGGCTGAGAGAAGCTCAAAGAAGATCTGTATCTGCAGCCTCAGTCACAGATCTGCCAGTTTTTAAATTATTCTCAGCCCTGTTTTTCTCTACCTGGATAGGCCTGCTAATATGA